A genomic segment from Papilio machaon chromosome 10, ilPapMach1.1, whole genome shotgun sequence encodes:
- the LOC106718234 gene encoding mitochondrial uncoupling protein 4, whose translation MAVLRNVDNPANKATDSVALRYAVAVLAAWAAELITYPFDLTKTRLQIQSEVATAKQGFKLENIGMIGTASKIVKNEGVLKLWSGLMPMLQRHAIYSGCRLIFYERFRNALKDGQGNTSLAAQSLCGASAGALSQLIASPTDLVKVQMQAEGRRLLQGKRPRFANCRQAYSILYSESGIRGFWRGAIPNAQRAALVNLGDLAAYDSCKRLLVRDMGMTDSPLVHTLAAFAAGFVAAVMGTPADVMKTRLMNQPVGPDGRGLLYRGLVDCVRQSVKNEGVLTLYKGFLPTWVRMGPWALVNWVAFENIMLAVGGKPF comes from the exons ATGGCGGTGCTTCGAAATGTTGACAACCCGGCCAACAAGGCGACCGACTCCGTGGCCTTGCGATACGCCGTCGCAGTGCTCGCCGCTTGGGCGGCTGAATTAA TTACGTATCCATTTGATTTGACAAAAACAAGACTGCAAATTCAATCGGAGGTTGCCACCGCGAAACAAGGCTTCAAG CTTGAAAATATCGGTATGATAGGCACGGCTTCTAAAATAGTAAAGAACGAGGGAGTACTGAAACTGTGGAGTGGTCTGATGCCGATGCTGCAGCGGCACGCCATCTACTCGGGCTGTCGGCTCATCTTCTACGAGAGGTTCCGCAACGCACTCAAAGACGGTCAGGGCAACACCTCACTCGCCGCGCAGTCCCTCT GCGGAGCATCCGCGGGCGCGCTGTCGCAGCTGATCGCGTCGCCCACCGACCTGGTGAAGGTGCAGATGCAGGCGGAGGGCCGCCGTCTGTTGCAAGGCAAGCGGCCACGCTTTGCCAACTGCCGGCAGGCCTACTCCATACTGTACTCCGAGAGCGGCATCAGGGGCTTCTGGAGAG GCGCTATCCCGAACGCGCAGCGAGCAGCGCTGGTAAACCTCGGTGACCTGGCGGCGTACGACTCGTGCAAGCGGCTGTTGGTGCGCGACATGGGCATGACAGACTCACCGCTGGTGCACACACTGGCTGCCTTCGCAGCCGGCTTCGTCGCCGCGGTCATGGGTACGCCCGCAGACGTCATGAAAACGCGCCTCATGAACCAGCCGGTGGGACCTGACGGCAG AGGATTACTATATCGCGGTCTGGTTGACTGTGTCCGGCAATCTGTGAAGAATGAGGGCGTCTTAACATTATACAAAGGATTCTTACCGACGTGGGTAAGAATGGGTCCGTGGGCGTTAGTCAACTGGGTTgcctttgaaaatattatgctCGCTGTTGGGGGTAAGCCTTTCTGA